Part of the Syntrophorhabdaceae bacterium genome is shown below.
AATATTTCGCATAAAGGGAGGAATAGGTATGAAAAGGCGCGTCAATAAAGGTGATGGTGATCGCGTTCCTTTTCACCAGGTCGGCAATAAGGGGCTCGATCTTTGGCTCCAGGGCCCTGCAGGGGCCGCAAAAATAGTCCGTATAAAACCGGACCTTCACCTTCCCGCTCCCAAGCACAGGGACAAGGTTGTCCTTTGCCAGAAAAGCAGTCTTGCCGTCCTGGGCAGTGGAATAGAGAGGGGCAAGAAGAAAGCCGAGGAGGACAAAAAGCGCAGTCAGTCGTGCGATAGATGGTGTTTTCATGTAGATTATTTTACTCATTGGGCGGTTTATTGTAAAGAGCAGGTTTGGGGAGGCGGGTGGTGTGTGGGGGGGAAGCCCCATTGAACCGACAGCCCGAAAAGCACCCTCCCGTAATCCCGGGGGTCTTGCCCATCGTGAGCGAACATGTCGTAGCGACTGACTACCGCTATTGAGTCAAGATGCGTATAGTTGGAATAAGTAAATGTCCGTCACGGAGTGAGCGCCATGAGAGCGTTAAGAAGGAAGGGCCTTATGATCGCGGGCGGCGCGGTCGTCCCGGTCGTAATCATTGCGATTATTGCCGTCCTTTCGTTCAATATTAACACTCACAAGTCGAGGATCGAAGCCGCCGCCTCCAGGGAAACCGGCCTCACTGTCAGGATTGAGGGGAGAATGAGGCTCTCCCTCGTTCCCTTTGGCGTCTCGGCAAAAAATGTCCATGTCACCGGCAAGGGAGGCGAGATTCTCTCCCTTGAACGTCTCACATTGCGGGCAGAGTTGATGCCCCTGTTGCGAGGAAAGCTCTCTGTCACCGGCTGCGAGGTTGTCAAACCCGTGGTCACCGTCGTGAAGGACGCCTTGGGAAAATATAATTTCTGGACTCATGAACTGGAATCCATAAAAGGGTGGCTGGGGCCGGGTTTCAGGTTGAATGATCTCAAGCTGTCCAAGGGGTCGCTATTTTATCTTGATCAGAAGACGGGCGAAAAGACGGAGTTGAAAGAAGTCAATCTGACTATCAGGAGTATGGCGGTAGTGGATGGCCCGGGAAGTGTGGTGAAGAACATCTCATTCACGGGAACCATGGACTGCAAGGAGGTGCTGAAAAAGAATGTGAGGATGGAGAACCTCAAGGCGTCCGTGAAGGCAATTAGAGGGGCTTACACTTTCGAACCCTTTACCATCGGCTCGATCGTCTACTCTGACAGAAAAAAGGGTGAAACGACGGAGTTTAAGGAAATAAGTCTGGCGGTAAAAGATATGACGGTGGTGGATATGACGGAAGATATCATACGAGACATCTCATTTACGGGAACCATGGACTGTAAGGAACTGGCGAAAAAGAACCTCAAGGTCAACCGCATCAGAAGCAGTGTAAAGGCTGAGAAGGGGGTATTCTCGTTCAAGCCCCTCATCATGGATATCTTCGGAGCCGCGGGTGAAGGGGATATCACTGCAGACAAATCGAAAGGTAAGGCTGAATATAGAATTAATCTCAAAGTGTCGAAGCTGGATTTCGAAAAACTGGAGGAATCTTTCGACGTAAAAAAGCTGGTCGGGGGGAAGGGTGATCTTGTCGCATCCCTGACGGTGAAAGAAACAGGGGACCGCCCTTTACTGAAGGGCATGGAAGGCACTTTCTCTCTCCGGGGCGATAATCTCGTCACCTATACTATGGACCTCGACAAAGTCCTCGCAAAATATGAAACGAGCCAGAAGTTCCACCTCGCCGATCTGGCTTCATACTTCTTCGTCGGTCCTCTTGGCACTGTCGCACTAAAAGGGTACCGTTACGGGGATCTTTACTACGAGACCCAGGGAGGACGAGGCGCCATCACCCAGTTTATCTCTCACTGGAAGATTAAAAACGGCGAGGCCGAGGCTACCGATTGCGCCCTCGCCACGCGCCATTTCCGGGTGGCCCTCAAAGGCAAACTCAATCTTGTGAGCCGGCGATTTAACAACGTGACAGTGGCACTTCTCGACGACAAAGGGTGCCCGACATTTAAACAAACCATTACCGGTTCTTTCGACAGTCCCCGTGCCGGCACAGTCAGTTCGGTCGAGTCTCTTGCCGGTCCGATCCTTGATCTTTACAGGAAGGCAAAACGATATGCTCAGTCCGGCAAATGTGAGGTGTTTTATAGCGGCGCCGTGCGGCAACCGCGTTGACATACTATATGGCATGGGAACTGACGGAAGGTGACGGTAGGTATTATCCATCTCTTTGACCACAGGGCTTGACAATCTCTATGCCGGGCATACATTCGCGTGAAGCAATTGGACCAGGAAAGCTCTATTTTTCAGGTATAACAGACCGCGAAGTACACAAGATTGTAGGAAGGGAGGAAAAATGGCCACCGATGCCGCAGCCATATTTCAGCGCTGGAGATTCTCAGACATGGCTCACTACGGGATAAAAAAAATCGCAAGCCCTAATCCTCATAGCAACAGCGGGACAAGACTTATCCTCTATCTGTGTGCCCACCTTCTTACGGCACTTTTCATTCCGTTCGCAGCTTCAACTGCGGTGGCGGAGGTTCGCCTCGACAAGATCAAGCTCCCTCCCGGATTCGCCATAGACACTTACGCCACGAATGTCGAAGGCGCCCGTTCCCTTGCGCTCGGACCCGAAGGGATCGTGTTTGCGGGAAGTCGTTCGTCCGGTAAAGTCTATGCCCTCCTGGACCGCAACAAAGATCATAAGGCCGAGGAAATAGTCATTATTGCCAAAGGTCTGAATTCACCTAACGGCGTAGCTTATTTCGGAGGGTCTCTGTATGTTGCCGAGATATCGAGGATACTCCGCTTCGATGATATCATAAAACAGTTGTCCCACCTGCCTAAACCGGTCGTAGTAAATGACACGTTTCCAAAGGAGACCCATCATGGCTGGAAATTCATCGGATTCGGTCCGGACGGCAAACTCTATGTGCCGGTAGGGGCCCCTTGTAACATATGTATGAGCCATGACCCTCGGTATGCCTCGATCATGCGAATGAACCCCGACGGAACCGACCTCGAGGTATTTGCCCAGGGGGTGCGCAATACGGTGGGCTTCGACTGGCACCCAAGGACGAAAGAGTTTTGGTTTACCGACAACGGGCGTGATTGGCTAGGGAATAATCAGCCTCCCGATGAGCTCAACTGCGCACCCCAAAAGGGAATGCACTTCGGCTTCCCCTTCTGCCATGGAAGCAATATTCCCGATCCGGAATATGGGGGCAAGAGGTCCTGCACGGAATTCGTTCCCCCGCGGAAGAACCTGGGACCCCATGTCGCAGCGCTCGGGATGAGGTTTTACACAGGCGCCATGTTCCCGCCGCAATCGCAACAATATATTCATTGCCGAACACGGCTCCTGGAACAGGATACCGCCCATCGGATACAGGATTACCCGCGCTATGGAAAAAGACGGAGCCATAACCGGTTATGAAGTCTTCGTAGAAGGCTGGCTGCAGGGCTTATCCTCATGGGGTCGTCCTGTCGACGTCCTGGTGATGCCCGATGGCGCCCTCCTCGTCTCCGACGACAAAGCCGACGCCGTCTATCGCATCAGCTACCGCTCTTCCGAATAACGGGACGGCTGCTGCGGGGTTGTTCCCGTAGCGTCAGTCCACAGGGACCGAGGGTTCCTCACTATCTCCCGTCTCCTCCCCGGCATCGGCTGCCCCGGCGCCCGCTCCTCCATTTCCGGCGAGATTCACGATTACGGTAGGCATATCAAGATCATTGGAGGGCACAATGAGATCTGTGGTCACGGGGAGCGTGGTAACAGGTATGAAGGTCACCGTCACCTGGCACGCGTGATTGAGAGGGAGGTTTTTCCCCGGGCATGTATTTCTCGTAACGACAAAGGAAGGATCGCCACTCAAAGAGATCTCACCCACGGCCAGGGGTTTTTTTCCTGTGCTTTTTATTATGAAGGACGCAGCTTTCCGTCTTTTGACCTTTACCGTGCCGTAGTTTTTAACTGACGGAGTGACAATTATATGGGATTCGCTCTTAAAGACGGCGGTTACATAGGTGTACTCGTTCATCGTCACCGAACAGGTGGCTTTTGTCCCCGAACAGCCCCCTCCCGACCATCCGGCAAAAAGGGAGCTGCCGTCAGGCCGGGCAACGAGGGTCACCTTTTTTCCATCATTGAAACTGTAGGCACAGATAGAGCCGCAGTTGATCCCCCGCGGATTGCTGATAACAGTGCCCGAGCCGGTGCCTGTCTTCTCCACCGACAGGGTGGCCGTGACCGAGAAGGTAACTACTACTGTATGGGCGGCGGTGACGTTGCTGATCGTGTAGGGGTTGGTTACTGTCACGGCTTGACCGTTATCGGTAATCCCCGCGATGTTATAGCCTGATTCGGGGGTTATGGCAATCGAGGCGTTCGCTCCCCGGTTTACGCTCTGCGTTGCGGGAGCCACCGATCCGTGGCCGCCGGAGACGGAGGCATTGATCGGGTACGTGTCGGCGGAGAAGGTAACTACTACTGTATGGGCGGCGGTGACGTTGCTGATCGTGTAGGGGTTGGTTACTGTCACGGCTACGCCGTTGTCGGTAATCCCCGCGATATTGTAGCCCGATTCGGGGGTAATGGTAATCGAGGCGTTTGCTCCCCGGTTTATGGTCTGCGTCGCGGGAACCACCGATCCGTGGCCGCCGGAGACGGAGGCATTGATCGGGTACGTGTCGGTGGAGAAGGTAACTACTACTGTATGGGCGGCGGTGACGTTGCTGATCGTGTAGGGGTTGGCCACTATCACGGCTACGCCGTTATCGGTAATCCCCACGATCTTATAGCCTGATTCGGGGGTTATGGCAATCGAGGCGTTTGCTCCCCGGTTTATAGTCTGCGTCGCGGGGGCCACCGATCCATGGCCGCCCGAGACGGAGGCGTTGATCGGGTACGTGTCGGTGGAGAAGGTAACTACTACTGTGTGGGCGGCGGTGACGTTGCTGATCGTGTAGGGGTTGGCCACTGTCACGGCTTGACCGTTGTCGGTAATCCCCGCGATGTTATAGCCTGATTCGGGGGTTATGGCAATCGAGGCGTTTACTCCCCGGTTTATAGTCTGCGTCGCGGGGGCCACCGATCCATGGCCGCCCGAGACGGAGGCGTTGATCGGGTACGTGTCGATCGCGTAGGTGACCACTATGTTATGGTCCTCGGTAACGTTGCCGATCACGTAGGGATTGGCGACCATCGCGGCTTTTCCTGGAGCTGTCTGTGCGGGAGCAGCGACATGCCCGTTTTTTGTCCTGAAGCTTGAGACATTCGTGACTGACTGACCGTTATCAATAAGGCCGGCAATATGGTAGCCCGTGTCGGGGCTGAGAGTGATCGATGCGGAGGCCCCGTAAGAGACCGCCTGGGTGGCGGGACTTACACTGCCGTGACCTCCGGAAACCGAGGCCCCGACGGTATATATGGCGGCGGCGAAGCCTGCGGTTATGGCCGTATTAACCGTTGGGGTAACCGTGCAGGTCCCTGTTCCCGAACAGACGCCTCCGGTCCAGCCCGTGAAGGTGGAGCCCGTAGCGGCGGCAGCGGTGAGGGTGATCGATGCGCCCCGGGAAAAGGATCCGCTGCAGCTCGCGCCGCAGTTGATGCCTGTGGGGCTGCTTGTGACCGTGCCGGCGCCGGTGCCTGATTTGGTGACGGTGAGCGTCACGTTGTCATTCACGATGGTGGCGATAAAGCCGTGGATCACAGGGTATTGGCCGCCATCGACGTCTTCTGAAATCACGGAATATCCCACGATCTTATCCCCGCTTATGCCGTATGCGTAGGTGAAGAAAGCGCCCGGGAAATCGAGGGTGGTAAAGGCGGCGCCGTCATAGAGAAAACCGTGGTAGATATTGTCGGCATCCGCGTATGTCCCCACGATCCTGGTCCCGCTTATGCCGTATGCAAACGTGTAGGCGGCTCCCGGAAAATCTAGGGTGGTAAAGGTGACGCCGTCATAGAGAAAACCATGGTAGACGTTATCGACATCCACATAGGTCCCCACGATCCTGGCCCCGCTTATGCCTTCGGCGGACGTATAGCTCGAACCAGGTACGTCGAGGGTGGTAAAGGCGGCGCCGTCATAGAGAAAACCATGGTAGGTATCGCTGTCCTCAGTCGAGGTCAGGTATGTCCCCACGATCTTATTTCCCTCTATGCCGTTAGGCGATGTCCAGCTGCCGCCGGGGAAATTGAGGGGGGTAAAGGCGGCGGCCTCGTAGATAAAACCCCCCAGGTAATCCTGGCCCTGGGTCGATCCCACGATCCTGTTCCCGCTTATACCGTTGGCCCAGGTGCCTTCCACGAATGTGTCCGGCCATTGGAAGGAGATAAAATTGGCGCCGTCATAAAAGAAGCCGAAAACTTCCATGGAATGGCTTCCCACGATCCTGTCCCCGTCTATCCCCCGGGGCATTGTGTCTATATGGTCAGGATAGTCAAAGACCCTGTAGGTGATGCCGGAATGAGAGAAACCCGCAAAACCAATGATCACGCCAATCAAAAGAAGTGATGCAAAAATCCGTTTCACGGCGCACCTTCCCCGGTTATCATGCGAGGGATGCCGTGCCGTTCAGAATGAATGACTGGCGGTGAGTTCAGATCCCTATCAAACAAACTTCGGACAGCCCGGGTGAAGACCTGTCTCCGATTCTAATTTGTCTTATTCACTACCTATTATAGGTCCGGGAGAGGGTTCCTTGCAGTCGTTGAATCATCAATTGTTTCGTAATCGTTTTACAAGCATTAGGACGAGATATATTTCAGCTGCCGGCGACCCAGGGCGAAAGAGCAGGGACTTCAATAGTGCCGGACTGCGCCGGCCGTGGGTGTGAGCGGGATGTCCTTCAGTATTTCAATGCCGAGTGAAAAACAGCCTGAAAAGGTGGGATAGGGGACGAAAACTCGATCTGAGGCACCCTGTATACGCTCGCGGCCTCAGCGATGTACGCCTACGGTCGCGATGCTCCCAATGCGCCACATCCGGAGTTCTAATTGTGGTCATAAATTCACGTGATTAACAGACTTTACCTCCGTAAACATTCAAACCCATTCTGGAAAATGCCTTGAACATTGGACTACCCCCTCTTCCCCCCGCACTTTTCTTGCGTCGCGCCGGCCTGTCGTTTCTCCCCAATATCTCCACGCGGGGCTTTTCCCCGGCACCTTATTATTCATTCAATACTGCCGGGCTGCGCTGGCCGCTGAATCGAGGGGGATGTTCCAGGTTCGTCGTCAGGCGAGGATCGCTGGGCGCGTCGGCGTATATTGATACATCCTATAATCCTCCCGTCAAACAAAATGTTGAGTCAATTAAAATATCTAATGATATCAGTAAGCTCAATTTACTCCCCTTCTCAAGGCGCACTTCTCTTATGGGTTAAGCTTCTTTAATTGGCGGTCTCTCTCACGTACTGCGAACCGGCACCTCAGCGTTAGTATTATCCGGTATATCCGTGGGATCACCTATCATCCCTTATCCAGGTTGCATAGTTCTTGTGAGAGGCCCAGAATTGTATGTATCGAGGTCATTTGCCTCAACGCCAGAGCTCGGACTCTCACGCCAGTAATAATCTTCTTATTCAGCTATGCAATCCGGATTAAATACCTCCCTTTTCTTCATGAGGGTCCATGCGATCACCAGGAGCTTTGCAGAAAGCTTTACCCTCATCTTGAGCCTGATCCCCTTCTCCCGCTCCCTGCCTTTGAGCTTATTGGTGAAGTAGGCAACAAAGCGTTTATGTTTTATGGAAGCGCTTAGGGCTGCCAGATAAAGTCCATAACGGAGATCTCCCTTCCCTTTCTTGGAGATGACAGGAACGGTCTCGCTTTTCCCGCTCTGGCTCTTCGAGAGGTCGAGCCCTGCCATTTTGAGGACTTGTCTCTCATTCTCGAACCTATGAGGATTACCGAGGGCTCCCAAGACTTTGGAAGAGATATCGGGACCGAATCCGGGAATGGTGAGAAGGCAGGCATACTCGGGGAAGCGCGTGCATACCTGTGCAATCTTTGCGTCCGTCTCTTTAATCATCCCATGGAGCTGGTCCAATGCATCGATAAGAATCTTGCCTTCAAAGGACGTAGCGGGCATTGTCTCACACCCTATAGAGGTCTTTGCCTTTGTATAGGTGGTCAATAACCGTCTTCTTTGTGGTTCGCTTACACGCTCCGAGGAGACCATGCGGACGAACTCTTCAAAGGTGAGGGAGGCAATTTCCTTAGGGTCGAGACACCACTTCACTATGGCAGGACCTTCCACATTCCCGAAGGACTCATCCATCTCGGGGAAGTACTGGGCGAGGAGGTGGTTTCTTATTCTCGCCTTATAACCCTGCTCCAGCTTCTTGAATCTTCTTTTTAAGGAGAGGAGCGCTCGTAGTTCCCTAAGATCGGCGGAAGGGAAATCATAGAACTGGGCTTTCCCCTGGGAGACGAGATCGGCCACATTGGCGGCATCCTTGGTATCGTTCTTATCCCATCGTCCGTCTAAAAGCTCACGTCTTTTTTACCGCGGCGCCCGATTCCATCACAAGAGTATGGCCCTGCCTCAGAAGGTACTCTGCAAGGGGCTTATGGTAGTCTCCCGTGGGCTCCAGGCCGAAGACTACTTTTGTAAGGCCATTTTGCCTTCTTACTGCCTCCACATGAAAACAGAGAGACTCGAAGCCTTCACGGGTATTGGTGAAGGCGAGCTGCTTTCTCAGAGTCTTGCCTGCCGCGGTGCCGAGAAAGGCATGGTGCTTTTCTTTGGCAATGTCGATCCCGACCACCAGATATTCTTTGGAACCCCGGATCAGACTCTTCAGTTGACGGAACTCCTTTAACCTGTTATCCTCGTGAGTATTCATTAGAGAGGCCTCCTTGTATTGGTGTAGGGATGGGGCGCATCCCGTAATACCTTAACAGGAGGTCTCATTTTTTTGTAGACTGATAAAAAACTTTTTTCTATAGTACGGCCCGGGGTCTGTGTTGAGTGCATGGAATTATATAACGCCAGAGCACGCGACCGGAGCATGGCGGCGAAGATGGGACACCCTCCTCGATTCAGCGGCGGTCCAAGTGTACGAAAGATATCTCCCTGTTACCTCCCTGTCAATTCGTTACCTGGAATGTCTCTATTATTGCCCCGTCCTTGTCGATCACGGTAACCGTCATGGTATTGCCGGACACATCGAATCTCGCGAAATGGAATTTAAAGGCCGCAAAGGGGGGCCACATCTTGTTCGTTTCCTGAACACACGCCGCCTCGGGATTGATCGGGGCGCCGCCGCCGCCCAGGACGAGCCAGGTCATGCCCGCGTAGGGGCCTTCAGTCTCTGCGTGACTGTAATAGTGTGAGTGCCCCTGGAGGACCATATGGACCCCGCCCTCCTTCAATATGGGCGTGAGCTGGGCCTGCATGGCTGCATTACCCTGCAGGCATGCCCAAATAGGCGTGTGAAGCATGGCGATCTTCCAGGGCTTTCTGGAAGCCCTGAGGTCCCGCTTCAGCCAGTTCGCCTGCACGGCATCGATCGTCTGCTGCTCCGAAGAGGCGCCCTGGTATGACCACGTGTCGATTACGACAAAATGGACGGGACCGTAATCGAAAGAATAATAAAAACGGTTATTGTTCGGATAATGATAGGGATAATATTTCCGGAAAAGATCGCCTATGTTCTCGTAATTCATCACCGTTTTTTTCGCGGCGTAGGCATCGTACCCTTCGTGGTTCCCGAGAACTCCCATGAGCGGAAGTTTCGCGAAGGTGGAGTGCATGGCATCGTAGGCCGGCTCCAGGTTGAACTGTTGCACGTCCCACAGGAATTCATTCAACCCGTTATAGACATAGTCTCCCATGTGGACCAGAAGCGTCTGCCGCTGCTCGGGGTTCTGGTCCATGTCCGTCAGCAGTGCGCTCAGAACGGCGTTATGGTCAACCGGGGGGTTGAGATATTCGGCCCTCGTGTCTCCATACCCGTAAAAGGACAGAGAGGTCTCGCCGGGACGCGGTGCGGTGGTGAAAGAGCCGGTGTGAGAGAAGGTGTCGTTGGTAACACGGTAATAGTACTTCGTCGCGGGAAGGAGATTTGAAATCGTATAAGAGAACTGGTGTTTATCCGATGAGTTGCCGTCCTCATGCACCGCGATTGGGCCTCTGCCGTAGCCCGTGGTAGTTCCCCATTCTATGGTCGACATAGCGGGGGTCTGATAGGTCTGCCAGAGGACCGTCATGGCGGTGGGCCTTCCGCTGTAGATCAGGTACGGTCTTTTACGGATGTAGTCCGTGGTCCAGGGAGTGATGGACGAAGATTCTCCGGTTTCTCCACTTTTTAAAGCAGCTGCCGGCTCGCACCAGGCAGGCACGATTAAGCCCGTTGCGAGGAATACACAAAGGGCCGCAAAAATGGTGATGATACCTGATTTCAAATCTGTTCTGTTTAATGTCATAAAGCTCCATCTCCTATAGAAAAATTTACCGGCATTCGCAATATACCGTGCGTCCATTCCGATGGACCCGGGAGTTTCGCTTCCGCATCGGCTCCTTCACGGTATCCTGCAAGAAGGCTGCCGCCGGTTCGCCAGTATGGGGCTGTATGCGGCGCAAGGGCTCGGATGGAATCAGATTGTCAAAATCGTCATTCTCATGACGGTCCGCACCACAGGGGGTAGGGAAATGTATTTCAGTCGCCATTGGTCATTAATCATTAAGCGTCGGATCAGGCTCCACAGGTTATATAATCATGGACTTCCTGACCGCCCTTCGACTGGAAATAGCAGATTGCTAATCTTGTTGACAAATTTCGGACGCACCAATATACTCCTCGGTAAGCTTCATAAGAAACTTCATAAAAAAGGTTTCGCTATAGGGAAAGAGGTATACATCTTCTATGTCTGCCGGTGAACGATCCAGGGCCTTCTGTCCCGCCCAAGGGGAACCTATGCCCTCCCTGACGGCGAAAAGGCTTTCTTATTTAGGGAATGTCTCTCATGAGCGCTCAGGAACAGAAGACGATCCTTCTTGTTGAAGATGAGGCCCTTATCGCCATGGCCGAGGCCGAGGCGATAAGGCGGTTCGGGTACAACAAGGTCATCATTGCAAATTCCGGCGAAAAGGCTGTCCGCCTCGCCACTGAAAATAGAGAGATCGACCTCGTTCTCATGGACATCAATCTCGGCAAAGGCATAGACGGCACAGAGGCTGCGAGGCAGATCCTCTCCCGACGAACGATCCCCATCGTGTTTCTCACCTCCCACTCCGAGCAGGAATATGTGGAAAGAGTAAAGGAGATCACCCGCTATGGTTATGTAACCAAGGACTGCGGGAACTTTGTGCTCCAGTCCTCGATCGGGATGGCCTTTGAGTTATTCGAGGCCCACGAGAGGACTAAGGCCAGCGAAACAAAATATCGTCGGCTCCACGAGACCATGACGGACGCCTTCGTGCTCGTCGATATGACCGGAAGGATCCTTGAAGCAAATCAATCTTTCATACATATGCTCGGCTACTCGATGGAGGAATTGGCTTGTCTCACCTATCAGGATTTGACGCCTGAAAAATGGCACTCCATAGAATCGGTCATCATCGATGAGCAGATAATGGTGCGGGGTTTCTCGGATGTCTATGAAAAAGAATACGTCCGGAAAGACGGCGCCGTCTTTCCCGTCGAGCTGCGGACGTTTCTTATCGATGACGAAGAAAGAAACCTCCTGGGTATGTGGGCCATTGTTCGCGACATCACCGACCGCAAGCAGTCGGAGACGCGCCTTCGGGAAAGCGAGGAAATGATGCGCTATATCGTCCGGCACGACCCGAACGCGAT
Proteins encoded:
- a CDS encoding metallophosphoesterase family protein: MTLNRTDLKSGIITIFAALCVFLATGLIVPAWCEPAAALKSGETGESSSITPWTTDYIRKRPYLIYSGRPTAMTVLWQTYQTPAMSTIEWGTTTGYGRGPIAVHEDGNSSDKHQFSYTISNLLPATKYYYRVTNDTFSHTGSFTTAPRPGETSLSFYGYGDTRAEYLNPPVDHNAVLSALLTDMDQNPEQRQTLLVHMGDYVYNGLNEFLWDVQQFNLEPAYDAMHSTFAKLPLMGVLGNHEGYDAYAAKKTVMNYENIGDLFRKYYPYHYPNNNRFYYSFDYGPVHFVVIDTWSYQGASSEQQTIDAVQANWLKRDLRASRKPWKIAMLHTPIWACLQGNAAMQAQLTPILKEGGVHMVLQGHSHYYSHAETEGPYAGMTWLVLGGGGAPINPEAACVQETNKMWPPFAAFKFHFARFDVSGNTMTVTVIDKDGAIIETFQVTN
- a CDS encoding transposase yields the protein MNTHEDNRLKEFRQLKSLIRGSKEYLVVGIDIAKEKHHAFLGTAAGKTLRKQLAFTNTREGFESLCFHVEAVRRQNGLTKVVFGLEPTGDYHKPLAEYLLRQGHTLVMESGAAVKKT
- a CDS encoding PQQ-dependent sugar dehydrogenase; translated protein: MATDAAAIFQRWRFSDMAHYGIKKIASPNPHSNSGTRLILYLCAHLLTALFIPFAASTAVAEVRLDKIKLPPGFAIDTYATNVEGARSLALGPEGIVFAGSRSSGKVYALLDRNKDHKAEEIVIIAKGLNSPNGVAYFGGSLYVAEISRILRFDDIIKQLSHLPKPVVVNDTFPKETHHGWKFIGFGPDGKLYVPVGAPCNICMSHDPRYASIMRMNPDGTDLEVFAQGVRNTVGFDWHPRTKEFWFTDNGRDWLGNNQPPDELNCAPQKGMHFGFPFCHGSNIPDPEYGGKRSCTEFVPPRKNLGPHVAALGMRFYTGAMFPPQSQQYIHCRTRLLEQDTAHRIQDYPRYGKRRSHNRL
- a CDS encoding AsmA family protein, which gives rise to MRALRRKGLMIAGGAVVPVVIIAIIAVLSFNINTHKSRIEAAASRETGLTVRIEGRMRLSLVPFGVSAKNVHVTGKGGEILSLERLTLRAELMPLLRGKLSVTGCEVVKPVVTVVKDALGKYNFWTHELESIKGWLGPGFRLNDLKLSKGSLFYLDQKTGEKTELKEVNLTIRSMAVVDGPGSVVKNISFTGTMDCKEVLKKNVRMENLKASVKAIRGAYTFEPFTIGSIVYSDRKKGETTEFKEISLAVKDMTVVDMTEDIIRDISFTGTMDCKELAKKNLKVNRIRSSVKAEKGVFSFKPLIMDIFGAAGEGDITADKSKGKAEYRINLKVSKLDFEKLEESFDVKKLVGGKGDLVASLTVKETGDRPLLKGMEGTFSLRGDNLVTYTMDLDKVLAKYETSQKFHLADLASYFFVGPLGTVALKGYRYGDLYYETQGGRGAITQFISHWKIKNGEAEATDCALATRHFRVALKGKLNLVSRRFNNVTVALLDDKGCPTFKQTITGSFDSPRAGTVSSVESLAGPILDLYRKAKRYAQSGKCEVFYSGAVRQPR
- a CDS encoding transposase, whose amino-acid sequence is MADLVSQGKAQFYDFPSADLRELRALLSLKRRFKKLEQGYKARIRNHLLAQYFPEMDESFGNVEGPAIVKWCLDPKEIASLTFEEFVRMVSSERVSEPQRRRLLTTYTKAKTSIGCETMPATSFEGKILIDALDQLHGMIKETDAKIAQVCTRFPEYACLLTIPGFGPDISSKVLGALGNPHRFENERQVLKMAGLDLSKSQSGKSETVPVISKKGKGDLRYGLYLAALSASIKHKRFVAYFTNKLKGREREKGIRLKMRVKLSAKLLVIAWTLMKKREVFNPDCIAE